The Labeo rohita strain BAU-BD-2019 chromosome 14, IGBB_LRoh.1.0, whole genome shotgun sequence genomic interval TAAGGGTAGCTCAAACcattagttaaaggagaagttgacttccagaatttttttcccacaaatttacagataatttactcacccccttgtcatccaagatgacttcatgtctttctttctttagtcataaagaaattatgttttttgaggaaaaaaatatagtggacttctatggtgccagcgagtttgaacgtccaaaatgcagtttaaatgcagcttcaaagggctctaaacaatcccagctgagaaagaaggttcttatctagtgaaacgactggttattttcttaaaaaaaaatggacaatgCGCATGCGTATTCTGTGCagtcctgttcatgacagttagtgtatgtcgaaaagctCCCAcgtcattttctcttccaacttcaaaattgtcctacatcgctgttttacatttttttgtaaaggatgttTGACACCCCTTGTGCATTCACTTAGTAAACACCGACCGTACTTCTGTAGTgacgtaggacgattttgaagttggaggagaaaaagagatgggagtttttcaacataccctaactgtcttgaatcggagtgcacagagttcatacagagctagacaagataagtatatgaaaaagtatataagtgtgcattatttttagaacacaaccgttcatttcactagataagaacatttttccttagctgggattgtttagagccctttgaagctgcatttaaactgcattttggacgttcaaacacGTGGGCATCATTGAATTccattatacagagaaaaatgaaaacctgaaatatttgcctcaaaaaaaaaaaattctttacaactgaagaagaACGTCTCATGTCTcatgaagacatgaacatcttagatgacaagggggtgagtaaattatctgtacatatttgttctggaagtgaacttctcctttaagacatcAGTCATTCTGTCTACTGAACACACCATCCATAATCCCATAAAAGCACTGATGGGAGTGTAAAGTTTCTTTGGTGATCTAATGACAATACAGGAATTAAAAAGAACACAGACACAGCAGGTTCATTTCCATATTAATCCACACAATCTATTAAAGGGGTCACcaaatgcaaagttcacttttgttgtttgaacgaatgggatgatttttgcagagctcattttgacaaggtaaaacgTGTGTTGTTTCACACAAGCAtggagaatttttaaccaaagtatattatagacttttcatcaaGACCCTAaacaatcatatcaacttgtggaaaatcggcatccgatgacccctttaagagcagcacttccagaataaaataatCCTGATAATGCCCccccccccatgtcatccaagacatcctttctttcttcagtcgaaaagaaataaagaaaattccaggatttttctccatatagtggactaacAGGTTGAAAGTCTAAATTgcaatttcagtgcagcttctaagggttctacacgatcccaaatgaggaatgagggtcttatctaccgaaacaatctgtctttttctaaaaaataaaataaaataaatgtatataccttttaaccacaaatgtcatcttgcactagctcgacttcacactttatgtaatcatgttggaaaggtcatgcgcagttagttcttcatctgtgtacttccgGTTCACAAAGGTAGTGTAGGCCGAAAAActttatctcattttctcctccagcttcaaaatcatccaaaattgttgttttgccattttagtaaagggtgtttgacttctTTGCACGTTAGCTTTGAAAACACTGGGTCGTTACTTCTGCCAACgtcacacatgacctttccaatgtgactacgtAATGTGTGAGGTTGAGCTTGtgaaagacaagcatttgttgttaaaaagtgtatacatttttatttttatttttttttttaaatgactgatcgtttcactaggtaagaccattattcctcagctgggatcgtgtagagccctttgcagctgcactgaaactgcaatttggaacttcaacccattgaccactattaaagtccactatatggagaaaaatcctgaaatgtctttttgactgaagaaagaaagacatgaacatcttgaatgacatgggggtgagtaaactatcaggaaattttattctggaagtgaatttatCCTTtaagtaaatcctgacagtagtTTTTTTAAAGCCAAACAAGAGTAAATCTGGCTCTAAATATGTGGAAGAGTGTGAGGGTTAGAAagctagacagatagatagctatacagatagacagatagatagatagatagatgtggaCCCTGTTGTAGTAAGTGTTCAGtacagagaaaacaaaacagaaaaactcaaatgaaaattagaaatgttttcttggcaactaactgaaagtactaaaataactaaaactaaagctgaaatcaatatttacaaaataataaaacacaataatagatatagaataaacaataaaactaacaGAATAgaaacaatactaaaataataaggCGCCATATGGAGTGATCTTAAAGATACTGTAAGGAAGCATCATTTGTATGTGAGGTCACCTTCAGTTAGCCCCACTGTGCCAATAGGTGGGTGGCTGAACACAACAGTGGGGATGTTATTATAACTGATTTTGGAGTCCGCTTTGCCTTCAAACAGCCGGTGAGCAAGCTTTCTGCCAGCAGCAATAGCAACTAtccatacaaacaaaaacagcaaacaacaacagcttatcagaaaaaaaagaatatacatTCCCATCAAACAGACGATaaactatttaataaaaaatgtgatgAATGGTAAGCATGTCCAATCAACTCTGACCAGCTGATGTCGCTAGAGTaacaaaaaatgcacaaaatcaaCTTCCTCATGTAGGGAGGAtcagttgttttaaacaatGTGAAAGGTGTAATTTACATAAACCAACTGAATCACAAGAAGACTAAATCACATAACATGCATCATGTTCTCAAGCTTAATGAATAGTTTTAAAGCTTCAAATCtcttaataaaaagtatagttcacccaaaaatgaaaattctgtcattaattactcaccctcatgtcgtttcaaacccgtaagcgctttgttcatctttataacacatattaagatatttttgatgaaatctgagagctttctgaccctgcatagcaacataaccagcacattcaaggcccagaaaggtagtaatagTAAGGATACTgataaagtagtccatgtgacatcagtggtttaacctcaattttatgaagctatgaaagtactgagtgcaaagaaaacaaaaatgactttattgaACAATTTATACTCTTCCCTGTCAGTCggtattttatcgatgtcctcactagtattctcgtagcttcataaaattacagttgaaccactgatggactgttttatcgatgtccttactacctttgtgGGCCTTGAATGTACTAGTTGTGTTGGGTCAGAAAAAATAtgtgatttcattaaaaatgtgtgtgttctgaagatgaacgaaggtcttacgggtttggaactacatgaggatgagttattaatgacagaattttcatttttggatgaactatccctttaattggtTTCGGAGTGTACTTGCTGAGTACTATGCCATAATAAAAGTACAGTATGTATAAAtgagctgttttattttctgtattcaaaCAAAACACCCAAAAGATTTTAATGCATGTAAGAGCAAATTCTTCATGAGAATGTGTTCATGCAATCATACCAGGTGTAAGAAGAGCTCTACCACAAACATCTCCAACTGCATAGACACCTGCACGAGTAGTGTTCTGGAATTCATCCACCACAATATGTCCCTTTTCATCAAGTTTCACACCCTGGAAAACAATGCATCCAACTGTTATTCTTACTTCATCTCCAACTGATACAGTGCAAAGATAAATCTTACAATACTATATTGTGTAGCTTCTGCGGTTTAAAAGAATGTTCTGTGTTCAGCTGAACTTTATCAACACCATCTGTGGCACGTTTCACTGATACATCAGTTTGTAAAAAAACGCATAAAATGGTGTGTACACTATGTGAAAATGCATTCCAGAGGGTTTTAAAGCAGAAACAGAAACAATTTGTGTTctcaaagatgaataaaggtcatacaggtttggaacgacatgagggcgagtaattaatgacaaaaattaactatccctttaaaggaaaagtccacttccaaaacaaagattcacatataatgtactcactcccttgtcatccaagatattcatgtctatcagtcgtaaagaaactatgttttttgaggaaaacatttctgcatttttctccatataatggacttatatggttcccccgattttgaacttccaaaaggcagtttaaatgtggcttcaaattatcccaaatgtggtcgtaaacaatcccagctgaggaagaagggtcttatctagcgaaacaatcggttattttcatttaaaaaaatacaatttaaatactttttaatctcaaatgctcatcttgtcttgctcttcctgaactctgtgtattctgcctcaagacagttagtgcatgtcaaaaaactccaatcgtattttctccctcaacttcaaaaatcatttcaaaatcatcctacatcactgcagaagtactgacacagtctttgcaaagtgaacatgcaaagatcaaacacccttaacaaaaaaaggtaaaacatcaATTTAGggtgatttcgaagttgagggagaacatgcgatgggagtttttcaacataccctaactgtcatgaaccggaacaaaaacagtccagccagagtgagacaagatgaaCGTATGgcattataaagtatataaattgtattatttttattaaaataagcgATTGTTACTCTAGAAGACTCTTCTTTCACAGcggggatcatttacaaccgcatttgggaccgtttgaagccacatttaaactgcattttagaagttcaaaatcagggcaccatagcagtctattatatggagaaaaatgctgaaatgttttcctcaaaaaacataatttctttacgactgaagaaagaaagacatgaacatcttggatgacaaggggggtgagtacaatatttgtaaattgttgttctggaagtggacgtcCCCTTTAACTTGTATCATATTTACAGTTTCAGATTCTAGTCagattcaataaaaataataataatcaaatcaaaattcATTATTACTATTGAACTGAGATTGAGGCCAGCGGTGTTGGGTTCCCTCCCAATAGCCCAGAGCAGACAGTCCACCTCATGGATGGTGTCGTACTTCTCCTGTGCATCTTTGTCGTCAGGATCTTTTGTCACCAGTGTAACAGAAACACCTTTGTCAGTCTTCTGCACTGACTTCACCTGTGAACAATACCAGAATATTTGGATAAACTGATGTAAGATATATTTTGGGGGATTGTATCTGAAAATCTGCCAAACAACCTGATGCATCACACTGGAAAGATAGCCCAGCTACATAATACCTTACTTAATATTACTCTTGACTAATTACCTGAGTATTTTTCCGTAAGTCAATACCATGATTTTGCAATTCTTTGGTGCAATTTGAGCTTATCAAGGCATCGAAGTTTCTCAGTACCTTGAAAAGAAAGAACACAGTCATTGCTTACTTTGGGATATGCGAAACAGTAGAATTTAGCCAGGTGACAATAAATAGGGCTCTTACCCCTCCTTGTCGTATGACGATGGATGTTTTGGACCCCAGAGTGGAAAGGATACCAGCCATCTCCACAGCAATATATCCTGCCCCAACTATCACACTACGTCTAGATGGATACAGtgatcatttattttagtataagcTAAGAAAGCACAATAATAAAAGTAGAAATCAGCAGTAAATCACTTACTTGGGGCAAGACTCAAGTTCAAAGAATCCATCACTGGTAATGCCTAAACTGGCTCCTGGAATTACATTGAAAGTTACATAATGTTTTTAGCAGATGCAGTCAAAAAAAGTTatgaaagtaaattaaaaaaaaaaaaaaaaaaaaaaatcacattaatgACAAGTGCATATGATAAGGATGCACTAAGAGGTAAAGCAGATGAGaggtacattttttgtaatgaaTATAATGAACAAACCTGGAATGTCATCCTCACTGACAGTGGACGGGCGGCCGCCAGTGGCAATTAAGATATGAGGAGCTGTGTATTTCTTTCCGTTAACTTCAACAGTTGGTTCAGCATCGTCCGTGAACCTTGCATAGCCATGAATGGACTCAATTTTGCCCTGTGTACAACCACAAACAACTTCTCAGTCTTCACATCAAT includes:
- the gsr gene encoding glutathione reductase, mitochondrial isoform X2, whose product is MFTMYSRRISATGLYVTAALHRLFVRSMASESVTRFDFLVIGGGSGGLAGARRAAELGATAAVIESHKLGGTCVNVGCVPKKVMWNASTHAEYLHDHEDYGFEGAKAHFNWQLIKRKRDAYVSRLNQIYRNNLDKGKIESIHGYARFTDDAEPTVEVNGKKYTAPHILIATGGRPSTVSEDDIPGASLGITSDGFFELESCPKRSVIVGAGYIAVEMAGILSTLGSKTSIVIRQGGVLRNFDALISSNCTKELQNHGIDLRKNTQVKSVQKTDKGVSVTLVTKDPDDKDAQEKYDTIHEVDCLLWAIGREPNTAGLNLSSIGVKLDEKGHIVVDEFQNTTRAGVYAVGDVCGRALLTPVAIAAGRKLAHRLFEGKADSKISYNNIPTVVFSHPPIGTVGLTEDEAIKTWGKDNVKVYTTSFTPMYYAITTRKSQCIMKLVCAGQNEKVVGLHMQGFGCDEMLQGFAVAVNMGATKEDFDRTIAIHPTSSEELVTLR
- the gsr gene encoding glutathione reductase, mitochondrial isoform X3, giving the protein MWNASTHAEYLHDHEDYGFEGAKAHFNWQLIKRKRDAYVSRLNQIYRNNLDKGKIESIHGYARFTDDAEPTVEVNGKKYTAPHILIATGGRPSTVSEDDIPGASLGITSDGFFELESCPKRSVIVGAGYIAVEMAGILSTLGSKTSIVIRQGGVLRNFDALISSNCTKELQNHGIDLRKNTQVKSVQKTDKGVSVTLVTKDPDDKDAQEKYDTIHEVDCLLWAIGREPNTAGLNLSSIGVKLDEKGHIVVDEFQNTTRAGVYAVGDVCGRALLTPVAIAAGRKLAHRLFEGKADSKISYNNIPTVVFSHPPIGTVGLTEDEAIKTWGKDNVKVYTTSFTPMYYAITTRKSQCIMKLVCAGQNEKVVGLHMQGFGCDEMLQGFAVAVNMGATKEDFDRTIAIHPTSSEELVTLR
- the gsr gene encoding glutathione reductase, mitochondrial isoform X1, with protein sequence MEILSPLVRLRASFLTLGRSLSSSRRLFVRSMASESVTRFDFLVIGGGSGGLAGARRAAELGATAAVIESHKLGGTCVNVGCVPKKVMWNASTHAEYLHDHEDYGFEGAKAHFNWQLIKRKRDAYVSRLNQIYRNNLDKGKIESIHGYARFTDDAEPTVEVNGKKYTAPHILIATGGRPSTVSEDDIPGASLGITSDGFFELESCPKRSVIVGAGYIAVEMAGILSTLGSKTSIVIRQGGVLRNFDALISSNCTKELQNHGIDLRKNTQVKSVQKTDKGVSVTLVTKDPDDKDAQEKYDTIHEVDCLLWAIGREPNTAGLNLSSIGVKLDEKGHIVVDEFQNTTRAGVYAVGDVCGRALLTPVAIAAGRKLAHRLFEGKADSKISYNNIPTVVFSHPPIGTVGLTEDEAIKTWGKDNVKVYTTSFTPMYYAITTRKSQCIMKLVCAGQNEKVVGLHMQGFGCDEMLQGFAVAVNMGATKEDFDRTIAIHPTSSEELVTLR